A genomic region of Chitinophagaceae bacterium contains the following coding sequences:
- a CDS encoding T9SS C-terminal target domain-containing protein encodes MKKMKKNILAFLIVLLNTFALTAQPVFEQIHNIPVHQNNQTIDKAWLGGLNYPQFNAADLNNNGIDDLVVFDKSGNRILTFLNSGQEGEISYTYAPEYAEYFPNVQHWMILTDFNCDGVPDLFFSGNNRIEYYRGKYTDGKLDFEYVDYLRYQGFSGPLNIFVSTVDYPAIVDVNGDGVKDILAFHMLGGFVLYFKNNSMDTHGNCDGNLIFEQADNCWGDFYESASSKGVSLVDSCVGFFLPPVDEYYPDRRHAGSTLTALDINNNGVQDLLVGDVEYSNIVFLLNGGTPDLAKMVQQDSLFPNYDIPIHMPTMPANFLVDINNNGKKDLIVAPTDMYSATETLDCAWLYLNVGDEDSMIFQKESSSFLVGDMIDAGQMSRPVFVDISGNGLKDLIIGNNGYYTGPFEKTAALTYYENTGTPEEPEFTLITRDFGSLSQLNKVYLSPAFADLNNNGKKELVVGDEDGSLHLFVNVSAVNEPAVYVLEEEEWIRYPWTFSTPYFYDINGNGLYDLLVGERQGTIKLMLNKGTQTNFDFDITPDNPFFGGIDARKPMFIDGYTSPAIIELDNQKYVLTGSEARGLLLYAFNPDSILEGKFDLTAEDFSQTNVGQRSAPALTKFSPEGQLHMVLGNMRGGLQLYRLTQEVSVEESIQTVDLENIVNIYPNPASTFINIEFSNLDISNRTDIEVFNIQGQLLRKIENVNSRVYRVDVSDLSPGMYLIKVRNAITNQVQKLIVH; translated from the coding sequence ATGAAAAAAATGAAAAAAAACATTTTAGCTTTCCTTATTGTATTGCTTAATACATTTGCTTTAACTGCACAGCCCGTATTTGAGCAAATACATAATATACCTGTACATCAAAACAATCAAACTATTGATAAAGCCTGGTTGGGGGGATTGAATTATCCGCAATTTAATGCTGCAGATTTAAATAATAATGGTATAGATGATTTGGTGGTTTTTGATAAGTCAGGAAATCGGATTTTAACCTTTTTAAATTCCGGGCAGGAGGGAGAGATTTCTTACACTTATGCTCCGGAATACGCTGAGTATTTCCCAAATGTCCAGCATTGGATGATTTTAACAGACTTTAATTGTGATGGTGTTCCGGACTTGTTTTTCTCCGGAAATAATCGAATTGAATATTACAGAGGTAAATATACAGATGGAAAGTTAGATTTTGAGTATGTAGATTATTTGAGGTATCAGGGTTTTTCAGGCCCCCTAAATATTTTTGTTTCTACAGTTGACTATCCTGCAATTGTAGACGTGAATGGAGATGGAGTTAAAGACATATTGGCATTTCATATGCTTGGTGGGTTTGTGCTTTATTTTAAAAACAATTCTATGGATACGCATGGCAATTGTGATGGAAACTTAATATTTGAACAAGCCGATAATTGTTGGGGAGATTTCTATGAAAGTGCATCTTCAAAAGGGGTTAGTTTGGTAGATTCCTGTGTAGGCTTTTTTCTTCCACCTGTAGATGAATATTATCCTGACAGAAGACATGCCGGGTCAACTCTTACAGCTCTTGATATTAATAATAATGGTGTTCAGGACCTACTGGTGGGTGATGTTGAATACAGTAATATCGTTTTTTTGTTAAATGGCGGAACTCCGGATTTAGCTAAAATGGTGCAGCAGGATAGTCTTTTTCCTAATTATGACATACCTATACACATGCCAACTATGCCGGCTAATTTTCTGGTAGATATCAATAATAATGGTAAGAAAGACTTAATTGTAGCTCCAACGGATATGTACTCCGCTACTGAAACTTTAGATTGTGCGTGGTTGTATTTAAATGTCGGTGATGAAGACTCAATGATTTTTCAAAAAGAATCTTCGTCTTTTCTGGTTGGAGATATGATAGATGCCGGACAAATGTCACGTCCCGTCTTTGTTGATATATCCGGAAATGGTTTAAAAGATTTAATTATTGGGAATAACGGGTATTATACCGGGCCTTTTGAGAAAACAGCAGCATTGACTTATTATGAAAACACCGGTACTCCGGAAGAACCTGAATTTACTCTTATTACCAGAGATTTTGGGAGTCTGAGTCAGTTAAACAAGGTCTACCTCTCCCCTGCTTTTGCTGACCTGAATAATAATGGCAAAAAGGAATTGGTTGTAGGTGATGAGGACGGGAGTTTACATTTATTTGTAAATGTATCAGCAGTAAATGAACCTGCCGTGTATGTTTTGGAGGAAGAAGAATGGATAAGATATCCCTGGACGTTTAGTACACCCTACTTTTATGATATTAACGGAAACGGACTATATGATTTATTAGTAGGTGAAAGACAAGGTACTATTAAGTTAATGCTTAATAAAGGCACACAGACTAATTTTGATTTTGATATAACACCCGATAATCCGTTTTTTGGTGGAATAGATGCCAGAAAACCAATGTTTATTGATGGATATACCAGTCCTGCGATTATTGAATTAGATAATCAGAAATATGTATTAACAGGTTCTGAGGCAAGAGGGTTATTATTATATGCTTTTAATCCGGACAGCATTTTAGAGGGTAAGTTTGATCTTACAGCTGAAGATTTTTCACAAACAAATGTGGGTCAAAGGTCAGCTCCTGCTCTTACTAAGTTTTCACCTGAAGGTCAATTGCATATGGTTTTAGGTAATATGCGCGGTGGACTTCAATTATACCGTCTAACTCAGGAAGTTTCAGTAGAAGAATCAATTCAAACAGTTGATTTAGAAAATATCGTAAATATCTATCCGAACCCGGCATCTACTTTTATCAATATTGAGTTTAGTAATTTAGATATTTCAAATCGCACTGATATTGAGGTTTTTAATATTCAGGGACAACTTTTACGCAAAATTGAAAATGTAAATAGTAGAGTATACAGAGTTGATGTTTCAGACTTATCTCCGGGCATGTATCTAATTAAAGTACGTAATGCTATAACAAATCAAGTTCAAAAATTAATAGTCCACTAG
- a CDS encoding T9SS C-terminal target domain-containing protein has translation MNDFKVYLSFLLMMLLFSPISDLRAQSIPFFESIYDVPVSNNGHILETPWIGGLNNPQFSEADLNNNGINDLVIFDRTGFKVLTFINNGIPDSISYTYAPEYAERFPSQLRHWMLMKDMACNGIPDIISSQLASIRVYRGFYEDDFLTFEVWDDLKYQTTGSSGIANIFVTQIDIPGFADINNDGDIDVLAFDVFGGYIHYYENLSSELGMCGDTLIFKKVDDCWGNIFESEFQEEVLLLDTCGTLIPTPQAAKSFRHPGSTLLPFDLYGNGLKDLILGDIVSTKLNRLVNAGTPDSAKIISQDINFPSYNVPVNIPYFAAAFAADVNNNGKKDLLVAPNSLQISENINCSWMYENVGEGDTAVFELRTTSFLVGEMIDVGEGSIPIFFDHNGNGIKDLVIANYGKFVDVGDVRSALTLYVNTGTNNNPAYELADEDFGNVSILSTNQLHPAFGDLTGNGVEDMIVGDRFGNLHFFENTAQAGDPANFVLSLSNLLNIGGSFAAPFLYDVNANGKLDLLVGERNGNVRYYENIGTAQNFFFDVNATNSFLGQMDAREPGVFTGHSIPWVSGLDSTDNEYILLGTNHGKIKVYQLDRDSLLSGSFPVITENFSNINLGSRSAPTVYEPEENRYFMISGNYRGGLTFYQSSDSLFIDPENFIPSIVDQTVSIKVFPNPAAESIVLQTEGLQKNIESVIQIFDMQGRKILNYEGYLQEAFVIPVKHLNPGIYVIQMQNGKKSGSARFLKVD, from the coding sequence ATGAATGATTTCAAAGTGTACCTTTCATTTTTATTAATGATGTTACTGTTTTCACCAATTAGTGATTTAAGAGCTCAAAGCATACCTTTTTTTGAAAGTATTTATGACGTTCCTGTTTCAAATAACGGCCATATACTTGAAACACCCTGGATTGGTGGCTTGAATAATCCACAATTTTCAGAAGCAGATTTAAACAATAATGGCATAAATGATCTGGTTATTTTTGATCGTACAGGATTCAAAGTTCTTACATTCATAAATAATGGTATACCGGATAGCATTTCTTACACTTATGCTCCGGAATATGCTGAAAGATTTCCAAGTCAACTAAGACACTGGATGTTGATGAAAGATATGGCATGCAATGGGATACCTGATATTATATCCTCACAGTTAGCAAGCATCAGAGTGTATCGCGGTTTTTATGAAGATGATTTTTTAACTTTTGAGGTTTGGGACGATTTAAAATATCAAACTACTGGTAGTAGTGGCATAGCCAATATTTTTGTAACTCAAATAGACATTCCGGGCTTTGCAGATATCAATAATGACGGAGATATAGATGTATTGGCATTTGACGTTTTTGGAGGCTATATTCATTATTATGAAAACCTTTCGTCTGAATTAGGTATGTGTGGCGATACTTTAATTTTCAAAAAAGTAGATGACTGCTGGGGAAATATTTTTGAAAGTGAATTTCAGGAAGAAGTTTTATTGTTAGACACCTGTGGAACACTAATTCCAACTCCTCAGGCGGCTAAGTCTTTCAGACATCCGGGTTCTACTCTTCTCCCCTTTGATTTGTATGGAAATGGCTTAAAAGATTTAATATTAGGAGATATAGTTTCAACAAAGCTTAATCGCTTAGTAAATGCCGGAACACCTGATTCAGCAAAAATTATAAGTCAGGATATAAACTTTCCATCTTACAATGTACCTGTAAATATACCTTATTTTGCAGCGGCTTTTGCAGCAGATGTAAATAATAATGGGAAAAAAGATTTACTAGTAGCTCCAAACTCTTTACAAATCTCTGAAAACATCAATTGTTCGTGGATGTATGAAAATGTAGGTGAAGGAGATACTGCTGTATTTGAATTAAGGACGACTTCATTTTTAGTAGGTGAAATGATTGATGTGGGGGAAGGCTCAATTCCTATATTTTTTGATCATAATGGAAACGGTATTAAAGATTTAGTTATAGCTAACTACGGAAAATTTGTAGATGTAGGTGATGTTCGTTCAGCACTAACTTTGTATGTAAATACGGGTACTAATAATAATCCTGCATATGAGTTAGCGGATGAAGACTTCGGAAATGTATCTATTTTATCTACCAATCAGTTACATCCGGCATTTGGTGATTTAACCGGGAATGGAGTTGAAGATATGATAGTTGGGGATCGCTTTGGGAATCTTCATTTTTTTGAAAATACTGCTCAGGCCGGAGATCCTGCCAATTTTGTTTTAAGTCTCTCTAATTTATTAAACATAGGTGGGTCTTTTGCCGCTCCTTTTCTATATGATGTGAATGCTAATGGTAAATTAGATTTGTTAGTTGGTGAAAGAAACGGAAATGTTCGTTATTATGAAAATATTGGCACTGCTCAAAATTTCTTTTTTGATGTTAATGCCACAAATAGTTTTTTAGGTCAAATGGATGCCAGAGAGCCGGGTGTATTTACCGGTCATTCAATACCCTGGGTGTCAGGACTGGATTCTACTGATAATGAATACATTTTATTAGGGACGAATCATGGAAAGATTAAAGTATATCAATTGGATAGAGACAGTTTGTTAAGCGGTTCTTTCCCGGTAATAACAGAAAATTTCTCGAATATTAATTTAGGAAGCCGCTCTGCTCCTACTGTTTATGAACCGGAAGAAAACAGATATTTTATGATATCCGGCAATTACAGAGGTGGATTAACTTTTTATCAGTCATCAGACAGCCTATTTATCGATCCGGAGAACTTTATTCCTTCTATTGTTGACCAGACAGTATCCATAAAAGTTTTTCCGAACCCGGCAGCCGAATCTATTGTTTTACAAACTGAAGGTCTCCAAAAAAATATAGAGTCTGTAATACAGATTTTTGATATGCAAGGTCGAAAAATACTTAATTATGAAGGCTATTTGCAAGAAGCATTTGTGATACCGGTCAAACATTTGAACCCCGGAATTTATGTGATTCAAATGCAAAATGGTAAAAAATCAGGTAGTGCCCGCTTTTTAAAAGTAGATTAA